A genomic segment from Bacteroidota bacterium encodes:
- the fsa gene encoding fructose-6-phosphate aldolase, with protein MKFFIDTANLAQIKEAQELGVLDGVTTNPSLMAKEGISGTDNILKHYVDICNIVDGDVSAEVIATDYKNIIKEGENLAALHPQIVVKVPMIKDGVKAIKYFSSKGIKTNCTLVFSSGQALLAAKAGATYVSPFIGRLDDISYDGLELIESIVHIYRMYGFQTQVLAASIRHTIHLLKCAELGADVATCPLNVITALLKHPLTDSGLATFLADHAKVNTK; from the coding sequence ATGAAATTTTTTATTGACACCGCAAATCTTGCTCAAATAAAAGAAGCTCAGGAATTGGGCGTACTAGATGGAGTAACAACAAATCCGTCGCTAATGGCTAAAGAAGGCATTAGTGGTACCGATAATATTTTGAAACATTATGTGGATATATGCAACATTGTTGATGGTGATGTTAGTGCTGAGGTAATTGCCACCGACTACAAAAACATCATTAAAGAAGGTGAAAATCTGGCTGCGCTGCATCCGCAAATTGTAGTTAAAGTTCCCATGATAAAAGATGGTGTGAAGGCTATTAAATACTTTAGTTCTAAGGGAATTAAAACCAATTGCACACTTGTTTTTTCATCAGGACAAGCTTTACTAGCAGCAAAAGCAGGTGCCACTTATGTTTCGCCTTTTATAGGAAGGTTGGATGATATTTCTTACGATGGATTAGAACTCATCGAATCTATTGTTCACATTTACCGAATGTATGGTTTTCAAACACAAGTTTTAGCTGCTTCTATCCGCCATACTATACATTTGCTTAAATGTGCAGAGCTTGGTGCCGATGTAGCTACTTGCCCTTTAAATGTAATCACAGCATTGTTAAAGCACCCGCTTACAGATAGTGGTTTAGCTACCTTTTTAGCCGACCATGCCAAAGTGAACACAAAGTAG
- a CDS encoding SpoIIE family protein phosphatase, with protein MAFYSSNFDKKLFHKVLVRQFKKLLDEDDFVSSAEDHFTEKLNELLQTPSTEKKNAFVQELLLLLDSVSETYEQFDHVLSIKSKNLELSSIELIAANNKLAKYNTNITRSIVNLKSGILELLGNKDKEDISMADFELEDLAELVQKLITKNSAAEKNLKRSNKQLKLQREELELKNRDILEGIEYARQIQNTILTDSEVLGKFFADSFVLNLPKEIVSGDFFWLHRQEHKLIIAVADCTGHGVPGAFTSIISNMVLNEIVAVNTALQPSEILSKLHQRIIHIFKMNEHNAHSHEGLDIALCMIDFENDRLQFAGAGRPLILVRNHELKLLKGTNQSVGGFISLDEINYKTHEVSLEDGDMIYLFSDGYADQFGGTSGTKFSSKRFHQQLQQMAPQNCTQQYTNLLQQHTDWKMEYNQLDDILVLGFRYQIN; from the coding sequence GTGGCCTTTTACTCCAGTAATTTTGATAAAAAATTATTTCATAAAGTACTTGTAAGGCAATTCAAAAAATTGCTCGACGAGGATGATTTTGTGAGTTCAGCCGAAGATCATTTTACTGAAAAACTCAACGAATTATTACAAACGCCTTCCACCGAAAAAAAAAACGCGTTTGTTCAAGAATTACTGTTATTGCTTGATTCGGTTAGTGAAACCTACGAGCAGTTTGACCATGTTTTGTCAATTAAAAGTAAAAACCTTGAATTGAGTTCAATTGAACTTATTGCTGCTAATAATAAATTGGCAAAATACAATACAAACATCACGCGTTCAATTGTAAATTTGAAAAGCGGAATACTTGAATTGCTTGGTAATAAAGACAAAGAAGATATTTCCATGGCCGATTTCGAGCTCGAAGATTTAGCCGAATTGGTACAAAAATTAATCACAAAAAATAGCGCTGCCGAAAAAAATTTAAAGCGCAGCAATAAACAATTAAAGCTTCAACGAGAAGAACTGGAATTGAAAAATCGAGATATTTTGGAAGGTATTGAATATGCCCGCCAAATTCAAAATACCATCTTAACCGATAGTGAAGTGCTGGGCAAATTTTTCGCTGATTCTTTCGTCCTAAATTTACCAAAAGAAATAGTTTCAGGCGATTTTTTTTGGCTGCATCGTCAAGAGCATAAATTGATTATTGCTGTTGCCGATTGCACAGGGCACGGTGTTCCTGGTGCATTTACTTCCATCATTTCGAACATGGTGTTAAACGAAATTGTGGCTGTAAATACCGCTCTTCAGCCATCAGAAATACTTAGTAAATTACATCAACGCATCATTCATATTTTTAAAATGAATGAACACAATGCACATTCACACGAAGGACTGGATATTGCCTTATGTATGATTGATTTTGAAAACGATCGTTTGCAATTTGCAGGAGCCGGACGACCATTGATTTTAGTTCGTAATCATGAATTAAAATTGCTAAAAGGTACTAATCAATCGGTGGGTGGTTTTATTTCATTGGATGAAATTAATTACAAAACACACGAAGTTTCGCTCGAAGATGGCGATATGATTTATTTATTTTCGGATGGCTATGCTGATCAATTTGGAGGAACAAGTGGAACTAAATTTTCATCTAAACGTTTTCATCAACAACTTCAACAAATGGCACCACAAAATTGCACACAACAGTATACCAATTTGCTACAACAACATACTGATTGGAAAATGGAGTACAACCAATTAGATGATATACTAGTGCTAGGTTTTCGATATCAAATAAACTAA